The following is a genomic window from Gemmatimonadota bacterium.
CGCACCGCGCACGGGTCAGTGGTAGAACGCGACCGCGGCTCCAGAACTCCCCCCCCAGGGGGGGGGCAGGGCAAGGTCGAGCGCGTGTTACAAGTTTGAGGGCCCGACGGCTTCCGGGCGGGGACGTTCCGCCATCCTTTGGGTCGAGCGTGATACACATCGCGAGCACCTCGCGGACGCGCGTGCGAGGCCGGGGGGGAGGCCTCGGCCGTGCCGGAACCGTCACGCGATCGACCCCTCCGGACCTGAGTCTTGCAGCTCCCGCAACGACTCACGATTACCGGAGGTACCATGAGAAGGCTCGGCGCACTCGCGCTCTTCACCTCGGTCGGCGTCCTCGCCGCCTGCACGGATCCCCACAACGCGCTCGTCACGGATGAACCGGTGGCGAGCTTCGATCTCGCCGCTTCCAGCGGCGTCTTTGCCGGACCGCCCAGCATTGTCCCCTTCACGGGCGACGCCGCTTGTCTCGACAACGGCCAGATCATCAAGGACCCGACCGACGAGCCGTTCCAGCTGCCAGCCGGCTGGACGCAGAAGATCATCACCTACGAAGACGACTTCCCGACGACCAACTCGGAAGTCAACTTCGACATGCTGACGCTCAACGAGACGGGCCCCGAGGCGGGGCGCTACCTCTATCGGACGCACGAAGTCGACGACTATGCGGCCCTCAGCCGCGTGGACCTGCTCACCGGCACGAGCACGTTAGTTGCCGAGCGCCAGGATTGGGAGTCGTTTGACGGCCTGGTGTGGACCCCGTGGGGGCACGATCCTGATGGCCGAGGAAGTGATCACGGCCAGCTTCCGCGATCCGCAGTATCCCGACATCGAGCGTGGGTTGATCTACGAGTACAACCCGACGACCGGTGACGTGAAGGCCCTGCCGGCGGTTGGTGCGCGGTCGCACGAAGGGTTGCGCTTTGACAGCCAGGGGAACTTGTACGGCATCTCCGAGTCGCGCGGCATTGCCAACGCCGGGAAGCCTGGCGAGTCCGGCGCCATCTTCAAGTTTGTCCCGACGCGGAAGGGCGACCTGTCCGCGGGCAAGCTCTACGCGCTCAAGGTGCGCAACGGGCAGACGCGCACGGGTGAGGCGACCTGGGTGGAGCTGAAGCTCGACCAGACGACCTTCGACTCCGATGCGGCCGCGCAGGCGGTGGGCGCGACGGGCTGGGATCGTCCCGAAGACGTGGAAATCACCCGTCAGGGCACTTCCGACGTGATGTACGTGGGTGTCACCGAGAGCTCCAACCTGGCCAAGAACAACGGGCTCCGTGCTCAAGATCGTGCTCCGGTCGAACAGCTTTGCCATGGTGAGCAACTATGTGTTGCCGGGGGTGAACGCGCCGAGCGAAGTCGCCGATCCGGTGTGGGGCTCCGACGCCGGCCTTGGCTTTGACGATCCGGACAACCTCACCGCGCTGCCGAATGGTGACATCCTGATCAACGAGGACGACTCGCCGAGCGACACCTGGCTCGCGCGCGGCAGTGGGCCGATGGCGACGACGGTGGTGGAGTTCTCGCGCTTGCTGGACTGCGGGGCGGAAACGACGGGGATCTACTACGACAAGTTCCGTCGGATCCTCTACGCCAACTCGCAGCACGCGGCGCTGCACGGTGGCCGCGACCTCACGGTGGCGATCTACCCGCCGAAGGGTCAGTAAGACCTCTGATGGCGTCGACGGGCCGGGGGCAGATTGTCCCCCGGCCCGTTTGTCGTCCCGGCTCACGATTGTCGTGGGAAGCCACCCATCGGAGGCTGCCACGGGGGTAGGATGCCGCCTCGCTGCCCGTCAGAACGTTGCAATCAGCCGCCGACAAAGGCTGCAATTGGCCGACATGAGTACTTACCTCGTGATCGAGCAGGGCGGAGACCTACGGCACGGACCTGGACTTTGTGAGGATGGCACACGCCATCCCGTGACCTCCGGGGGGCGCTGATCCTGCGCCGCAGGTCGACCGCCTCGCCTTCCTCAGGAGGCGCACTGACCGCACCTTCCTGCGCGACCCCGCGTCCCGAAACTCCGGGTGCTGAACGGTATTCCCGAGCCAGTCCACGACATGCGCGCGATCCTCGCCTGCCTCACCCTTGGGGCCGCC
Proteins encoded in this region:
- a CDS encoding DUF839 domain-containing protein codes for the protein MAEEVITASFRDPQYPDIERGLIYEYNPTTGDVKALPAVGARSHEGLRFDSQGNLYGISESRGIANAGKPGESGAIFKFVPTRKGDLSAGKLYALKVRNGQTRTGEATWVELKLDQTTFDSDAAAQAVGATGWDRPEDVEITRQGTSDVMYVGVTESSNLAKNNGLRAQDRAPVEQLCHGEQLCVAGGERAERSRRSGVGLRRRPWL